From bacterium, a single genomic window includes:
- a CDS encoding HD domain-containing protein gives MARIRGAGGRVWLVGGALRDELLGRPTGELDLATDLLPDRVLALFPGSLDVGARFGTVMVRLGGETFEVTTLRGEGTYSDGRRPDEVRFGLDIKEDLARRDFTVNALARELPDGDLVDPFGGRADLKRGLLRTVGNPDERLAEDGLRAYRACRFAATLEFEVEPRLLRAVRRNAAVARGVAWERIGGELAKTMTAPRPGVTFELLRGTGLLDHCLPELAACYGVTQNRYHDFDVFDHSLRSCDLAPSEKPVVRWAALLHDVAKPPTKQPKDRDFVFYGHDERSAEMADRAMRRLTLSRELRERVCLLIKNHMLLYSPEWTDAAVRRFVRRVGPENVADLFDLVIADRQAHRRTEVFQLPADISELMGRIESLGAAGAPLTVADLAVSGDDLLEMSGRGPGRWVGEILDRLVDEVLERPDLNEREALLERAREMLADER, from the coding sequence GTGGCGCGAATCCGCGGGGCCGGCGGTCGCGTCTGGCTCGTGGGCGGGGCACTGCGCGACGAGCTCCTCGGGCGTCCGACCGGTGAGCTAGACCTGGCCACCGACCTCCTCCCGGATCGCGTGCTGGCGCTCTTCCCCGGCAGTCTTGACGTGGGGGCCCGCTTCGGCACGGTGATGGTGCGGCTCGGCGGCGAGACCTTCGAGGTGACGACGCTGCGCGGCGAGGGGACGTATTCCGACGGCCGCCGCCCGGACGAGGTGCGCTTCGGGCTGGATATAAAAGAAGACCTGGCCCGCCGGGACTTCACCGTGAACGCCCTGGCTCGCGAGCTGCCCGACGGCGACCTCGTGGACCCCTTCGGCGGACGTGCCGATTTGAAAAGGGGGCTTCTGCGGACGGTGGGCAATCCTGACGAGCGGCTGGCCGAGGACGGCCTGCGGGCCTATCGCGCCTGCCGCTTCGCCGCGACGTTGGAGTTCGAGGTCGAGCCGAGGCTCCTGCGGGCCGTCCGGCGCAACGCCGCCGTCGCCCGGGGGGTGGCCTGGGAGCGTATCGGCGGCGAGCTCGCCAAGACGATGACGGCCCCGAGGCCCGGCGTCACCTTCGAGCTCCTGCGCGGGACCGGCCTCCTGGACCACTGCCTGCCCGAACTGGCCGCCTGTTACGGCGTGACCCAGAACCGCTACCACGACTTCGATGTCTTCGATCACAGCCTGCGCTCCTGCGACCTGGCGCCGTCGGAGAAGCCGGTGGTGCGGTGGGCGGCGCTCCTGCACGACGTCGCCAAGCCGCCGACCAAGCAGCCCAAGGACCGCGACTTCGTCTTCTACGGCCACGACGAGCGGTCGGCGGAGATGGCCGACCGGGCCATGCGGCGGCTGACCCTGTCCCGGGAGCTGCGCGAGCGGGTGTGCCTCTTGATAAAAAACCACATGCTCCTCTACTCGCCGGAGTGGACCGACGCGGCGGTGCGGCGCTTCGTGCGGCGGGTGGGGCCGGAGAACGTCGCCGACCTCTTCGACCTGGTCATCGCCGACCGCCAGGCCCACCGGCGGACCGAGGTGTTCCAGCTTCCCGCGGACATCTCCGAGCTGATGGGACGAATCGAGTCCCTGGGCGCGGCGGGGGCGCCGCTGACCGTGGCCGACCTGGCCGTGTCGGGCGATGACCTCCTCGAAATGTCGGGTCGTGGGCCGGGCCGATGGGTGGGCGAAATTTTGGACCGCCTGGTGGATGAGGTGCTGGAGCGCCCGGACCTGAACGAGCGGGAGGCGCTCTTGGAGCGGGCGCGGGAGATGCTGGCCGATGAGCGGTGA
- a CDS encoding TRAM domain-containing protein: MSGDRLHRLRVVDVAGRDGVARLEGRVVFVPGTVPGDTALVEITRQTRDYSHGRVVELLEGGEGRVEPACEIFGRCGGCDWLHIAHPVQLRLKGKLTADLARKNARLDIEPPPVEPSEPFCHRAVARLQVARHSGEPELGYYVRGSHELVAWDACPLLMEPLNTAVGAVRKVLRTGIGGDWSGLFEVTVERAAGGWALTLGFDRSAPPGTDWSAPAGELPGLVALRVKGKNFSTAAWGGERFETGSLASPLVKTPGVFRQPNDAGARWLHARMTMLCGELKPEVVWDLYGGGGPLGSTALAGGARLWLVEADPLGAADAEENLSRSGWDFRVAAGTVERALVEGPDAPFERPDLVILDPPRTGLSREVTDALNTLKPPLIAYVSCNPARFWRDAALFIRGGYELEGLAAFDMLPQTPGLELVGIFR; this comes from the coding sequence ATGAGCGGTGACCGCCTCCACCGCCTGCGGGTCGTGGACGTCGCCGGCCGCGACGGCGTGGCCCGGCTCGAAGGTCGGGTCGTTTTCGTTCCCGGCACCGTCCCCGGCGACACGGCCCTCGTGGAAATAACACGCCAGACGCGGGACTACTCCCACGGCCGGGTCGTGGAGCTACTGGAGGGCGGCGAGGGACGCGTCGAGCCTGCTTGTGAAATTTTCGGCCGCTGCGGCGGCTGCGACTGGCTGCACATCGCCCATCCCGTCCAGCTCCGGCTCAAGGGGAAACTGACGGCCGACCTGGCGCGTAAGAACGCCCGGCTGGACATCGAGCCCCCGCCCGTGGAGCCCTCGGAGCCCTTCTGTCACCGCGCCGTCGCCCGACTCCAGGTCGCCCGTCATTCCGGGGAGCCGGAGCTCGGGTACTACGTCCGGGGCAGCCACGAGCTGGTCGCCTGGGACGCCTGCCCCCTGTTGATGGAGCCGCTCAACACCGCGGTGGGGGCGGTCCGCAAGGTTTTACGAACCGGAATCGGTGGGGATTGGTCGGGTCTTTTCGAGGTGACCGTCGAGAGGGCCGCCGGAGGTTGGGCGCTCACCCTGGGATTCGACCGGAGCGCGCCGCCCGGTACCGATTGGTCGGCCCCGGCCGGGGAGCTTCCCGGCCTCGTCGCCCTCCGGGTGAAGGGGAAAAACTTCTCGACGGCGGCGTGGGGCGGGGAGCGATTCGAGACCGGCTCCCTCGCTTCGCCGCTTGTAAAAACGCCGGGTGTCTTCCGCCAGCCCAACGACGCGGGTGCGCGGTGGTTGCACGCGCGGATGACCATGCTCTGCGGGGAGTTGAAACCCGAGGTTGTGTGGGACCTCTACGGCGGGGGAGGCCCGCTGGGCTCGACGGCCCTCGCGGGCGGGGCGCGGCTCTGGCTCGTCGAGGCGGATCCCCTCGGCGCGGCCGACGCGGAGGAGAACCTGTCCCGGTCGGGGTGGGATTTTCGGGTCGCGGCGGGAACGGTGGAGCGGGCCCTGGTCGAGGGACCGGACGCTCCGTTCGAGAGGCCCGACCTGGTCATCCTGGACCCGCCCCGGACGGGGCTTTCCCGGGAAGTCACCGATGCGCTGAACACGCTTAAGCCGCCGCTCATCGCCTACGTGTCCTGCAACCCGGCGCGTTTCTGGCGCGACGCCGCGCTTTTCATCCGGGGGGGATACGAGCTGGAAGGATTAGCGGCGTTCGACATGCTCCCCCAGACGCCGGGCCTGGAGCTCGTCGGCATTTTCCGATAA
- a CDS encoding RimK family alpha-L-glutamate ligase: protein MLIWSLSRNFELHSSRRLAETARARGHELRELDTTRLTALVTGDGLRLLSDGEALDPPDFAVFRSGYRRLDFGWDLALWRHLEAMGVPTLNSTRAVLRCSDKFHTHQLLRAAGVPTVDAALVTDESQLKRAAEAVGGFPLVLKWVRGTRGVGTALVESMKALRGQWQLSAVLEQNVFLERHHPEAGGSDLRVLVLGGSVIACYERRAPADDFRSNLHRGGSGVPHEPTDEERELALAAAEALGLDFAGVDLLPTDDGPKVLEVNSVPGFRGAEEITGADVAGAVIRFIEGRVRGR from the coding sequence ATGCTCATCTGGAGCCTGTCGCGAAACTTCGAGCTCCACTCGTCCCGGCGCCTAGCCGAGACCGCCCGGGCGCGCGGGCACGAGCTGCGGGAGCTCGACACGACGCGCCTGACCGCCCTGGTCACCGGGGACGGTCTCCGGCTGCTATCGGACGGCGAGGCGCTGGACCCGCCGGACTTCGCCGTTTTCCGCTCCGGGTACCGAAGGCTGGATTTCGGCTGGGACCTGGCGCTCTGGCGGCACCTCGAGGCGATGGGCGTGCCCACCCTCAACTCCACCCGGGCCGTGCTCCGCTGCTCGGACAAGTTCCACACGCACCAGCTCCTGCGGGCGGCGGGCGTTCCGACGGTGGACGCGGCGCTGGTCACCGACGAATCTCAACTGAAGCGCGCGGCCGAGGCGGTGGGCGGCTTCCCCCTGGTGCTCAAATGGGTGCGGGGGACGCGGGGGGTGGGGACGGCACTGGTGGAGTCTATGAAGGCGCTGCGCGGCCAGTGGCAACTCTCAGCGGTCCTGGAGCAGAACGTCTTCCTGGAGCGCCACCACCCCGAGGCCGGGGGGAGCGACCTGCGCGTCCTGGTCCTGGGCGGGAGCGTGATCGCGTGCTACGAGCGGCGGGCGCCCGCGGACGATTTCCGCTCGAACCTGCACCGGGGCGGGAGCGGCGTCCCGCATGAGCCCACGGACGAGGAACGGGAGCTGGCGCTGGCCGCCGCGGAGGCGTTGGGGCTGGACTTCGCCGGGGTGGACCTCCTGCCCACGGACGACGGACCGAAGGTCCTGGAGGTCAACTCGGTGCCGGGCTTCCGGGGAGCGGAGGAGATCACCGGCGCGGACGTGGCCGGGGCCGTCATTCGGTTCATCGAGGGACGGGTCCGGGGGCGGTGA
- a CDS encoding LEA type 2 family protein, whose protein sequence is MGPPKPPPSRKFSAVLIATLCAAAPLLSCGPKVIQPTVAIAGLKSWVFGDEKSTLVFAAEVTNPNAFGGNLVGADYELEINGVAVGSGSLDSTYAIPPADTVRVLLPFALDHRALLNIILAGNVENLCYTLRGTARLETAFGVLERSFEKEARADLRQLLENAIR, encoded by the coding sequence ATGGGTCCGCCGAAACCGCCGCCTTCGCGGAAGTTCAGCGCAGTATTAATCGCGACCCTCTGCGCGGCCGCGCCCCTCCTTTCGTGCGGCCCGAAGGTCATCCAGCCCACCGTCGCGATTGCGGGTCTCAAAAGTTGGGTGTTCGGTGACGAGAAATCCACCCTCGTCTTCGCCGCCGAGGTAACCAACCCGAACGCCTTCGGCGGGAACCTGGTCGGGGCCGACTACGAACTCGAGATAAACGGCGTCGCGGTGGGCTCCGGGAGCCTGGATTCGACGTACGCCATACCCCCGGCGGACACCGTGCGGGTTTTACTTCCCTTCGCGCTGGACCACCGCGCACTCCTCAACATCATCCTCGCCGGTAACGTGGAGAACCTCTGCTACACGCTCCGGGGTACGGCGCGCCTGGAAACGGCCTTCGGCGTCCTGGAAAGGTCCTTCGAAAAAGAGGCGCGGGCGGACCTGCGCCAGTTGCTGGAGAACGCCATCCGATGA
- a CDS encoding L-threonylcarbamoyladenylate synthase: MSWLLRDFRGDPLPIVLEALRRPGAVAVLLTDTVYGLVARASDAEAVERVYRLKKRDPDKPLPYLFGASYWVERYCRVADPRARAYVKIAWPGPLAANAWEDDYTPGVETRWLPLANHFWPGPLTLVLPAGETLPRAGLGGGETVACRVPGNDLLLRVFTVINEPLVAPSANLTGEMTLATADEVIEVFEKDVDLIVDSGTVKNPLASTVLDLTGPKPRILREGRVPIAKISAVIGPVDR; encoded by the coding sequence ATGTCTTGGCTTCTTAGAGATTTCAGGGGTGACCCGCTCCCCATCGTCCTGGAAGCCCTGCGGCGTCCGGGGGCTGTGGCCGTGCTGTTGACCGACACGGTCTACGGCCTCGTGGCGCGGGCCTCCGACGCCGAGGCGGTGGAGCGTGTCTACCGCCTGAAGAAGCGCGACCCCGACAAGCCGCTCCCCTACCTCTTCGGCGCGTCCTACTGGGTGGAGCGATACTGCCGGGTGGCCGATCCGCGCGCCCGGGCCTACGTGAAAATCGCCTGGCCGGGGCCGCTCGCCGCCAACGCCTGGGAGGACGACTACACCCCCGGCGTGGAAACGCGCTGGCTGCCGCTGGCCAATCACTTCTGGCCCGGTCCCCTGACCCTCGTTCTGCCCGCGGGGGAAACGTTGCCCAGGGCCGGTCTTGGGGGAGGAGAAACCGTGGCCTGCCGTGTGCCGGGAAACGATTTACTCCTCCGCGTCTTCACCGTCATCAACGAGCCGCTGGTCGCGCCGAGCGCCAACCTCACCGGCGAGATGACTCTCGCCACGGCCGACGAGGTCATCGAGGTGTTCGAGAAGGACGTGGACCTGATAGTGGACTCGGGGACGGTGAAGAACCCCCTGGCCTCGACCGTTCTGGACCTGACGGGGCCCAAGCCGCGGATTCTGCGCGAGGGGCGCGTTCCCATCGCGAAAATTTCCGCCGTCATCGGCCCCGTGGATAGATAA
- the rpiB gene encoding ribose 5-phosphate isomerase B, with protein MKVALGCDHGGIAVKNAVRDWCRARGYEVSDFGTDTEESVDYPDYARLVGGAVAAGDADRGVLVCTNGIGMCMAANKVHGVRAALVRIPENAIRSRAHNDANVLCLAGQIDAPPDLPALLAAWFDTPFEGGRHARRVAKIMALEK; from the coding sequence GTGAAGGTAGCCCTCGGCTGCGACCACGGCGGAATCGCCGTCAAGAACGCCGTCCGCGACTGGTGCCGCGCGAGGGGCTACGAGGTCAGCGACTTCGGCACGGACACCGAGGAGTCGGTGGACTACCCCGATTACGCGAGGCTCGTCGGCGGGGCGGTGGCCGCTGGAGATGCGGACCGAGGCGTGCTGGTCTGCACCAACGGAATAGGCATGTGCATGGCGGCGAACAAGGTGCACGGCGTCCGGGCGGCCCTGGTGCGCATCCCGGAAAATGCTATTCGCTCGCGCGCCCACAACGACGCCAACGTCCTGTGCCTGGCGGGGCAGATAGACGCGCCGCCGGATTTGCCCGCGCTTTTGGCCGCCTGGTTCGACACGCCCTTCGAGGGCGGCCGCCACGCGCGCCGGGTGGCCAAAATCATGGCCCTGGAAAAGTAG
- the cutA gene encoding divalent-cation tolerance protein CutA, which produces MTDTNLRFIYITCADAAQAEKIARALVEERLAACANILPGVRSIYRWKGNIEEAEEVALIAKTRAGLVDALTERVKALHSYEVPCIVALPITGGNREFLAWIEEETG; this is translated from the coding sequence ATCACCGACACCAACCTCCGCTTCATCTACATCACCTGCGCCGACGCGGCCCAGGCGGAAAAAATCGCCCGCGCCCTCGTCGAAGAACGCCTCGCCGCCTGTGCCAACATACTCCCCGGCGTCCGCTCCATCTACCGCTGGAAGGGGAACATCGAGGAGGCGGAGGAGGTCGCGCTAATCGCCAAGACGCGGGCGGGGCTGGTGGATGCGCTCACCGAACGGGTCAAGGCCCTGCACTCCTACGAGGTCCCCTGCATCGTCGCCCTGCCCATCACGGGGGGGAATCGGGAGTTCCTGGCGTGGATTGAAGAGGAAACAGGTTAA
- a CDS encoding AIPR family protein yields MDISYEDHKGSIVNEVLRIVDADDFDVEDEFTAFNYLVAELFSNASLDDQIMVTDKSNDHGIDFYSVIDGSYEIFQCKFADSEKIVSSPSPLHFNKEGVEDIERAYKYILRISDIKNVSPKVKHLRAQLTENYNDITFNLCIFGDLTKSALDMFNSIKKEYEDDRIKFNLYTWKEVIYEIVKRVYISDKDINYTFNIFDTQVLKKHNYCYFLAYVKEFYDLFERYGWALFDLNVRYEQKNSPVNKEIINSLTHNKSMKIFHHLNNGILILCDNYTKSNDDSKVTINGLHIINGCQTVRSIGRAYDKIVGDDSKRSTFVESCFVQVKVIRKDSSISDMLDDIIISTNYQNEMSTRNLKSNTNEQLQIKSMFDSLKHKWFYQRKDGEFDSLRNDPRIGSRSFKVSNYLSRKGNAYRMVDNNDLAKAWASHIGLSHMISMNKKIFDDRIYTNIFKAKPTEKLWLTIQDPQGIVELDDDELFDYSGLPKAEEYLLSYLVLQFINKYTPSSSKNRENALARASKKTISKEERDAYLVTDDEYMVTNMILNSKEIFAQMYSAILGQKYGRTFSTYRKLCSYKTNKQLFENPDFKKYVQTLEPNLENILWMIYEFVKYVYKQIYIEVKADYLGAPRRKAYLGSKKFILRIKGKIDDLNNENNFKELLRGWKKNDSSFIDSLPTI; encoded by the coding sequence GTGGATATTTCATATGAAGATCATAAGGGGTCCATTGTAAACGAGGTTCTAAGAATTGTTGATGCGGATGACTTTGATGTAGAGGATGAATTTACAGCATTTAACTATCTTGTTGCTGAACTTTTTTCGAATGCTAGTCTAGATGATCAAATTATGGTAACTGATAAATCTAATGATCATGGTATAGATTTTTACTCTGTTATTGATGGTTCATACGAAATATTTCAGTGTAAATTTGCAGATTCGGAAAAAATTGTTTCATCTCCATCACCACTGCATTTTAACAAAGAAGGAGTAGAAGATATTGAAAGGGCGTATAAATATATTTTGAGGATATCAGATATAAAGAACGTTTCTCCCAAGGTTAAGCATTTGAGAGCTCAATTAACAGAAAACTACAACGACATTACGTTTAATCTATGTATTTTTGGCGATCTCACTAAAAGTGCTCTTGATATGTTTAACTCTATTAAAAAAGAGTATGAAGATGATCGCATTAAATTTAATCTATATACTTGGAAAGAAGTTATTTATGAGATAGTTAAGAGAGTATATATTAGTGATAAAGATATTAATTACACATTCAATATTTTTGATACACAAGTACTTAAGAAGCATAATTATTGTTATTTTCTAGCATATGTAAAGGAATTTTATGATCTCTTTGAGCGTTATGGTTGGGCATTATTTGATCTGAATGTTAGATACGAACAAAAAAATTCTCCAGTAAACAAGGAAATTATTAATTCACTAACACACAATAAAAGTATGAAAATATTTCACCACCTTAACAATGGAATATTAATACTTTGTGATAACTATACTAAATCAAATGATGATAGTAAGGTTACTATAAATGGATTACATATAATAAACGGCTGTCAGACAGTTAGATCAATTGGCAGGGCTTATGATAAAATTGTGGGTGATGATAGCAAACGTAGCACATTTGTTGAAAGTTGCTTTGTACAGGTTAAAGTAATTAGAAAAGATAGCAGCATTTCTGACATGTTGGATGATATTATAATATCTACAAACTATCAAAATGAAATGTCAACAAGAAATTTAAAATCTAATACAAATGAGCAACTTCAAATTAAATCGATGTTTGATTCTTTAAAGCATAAGTGGTTTTATCAAAGAAAAGATGGCGAATTCGATAGCCTAAGAAATGATCCAAGAATTGGTAGCAGAAGTTTCAAGGTTTCAAATTATTTAAGCCGGAAAGGAAATGCTTATCGTATGGTTGATAATAATGATTTAGCTAAAGCTTGGGCATCTCACATAGGATTATCACACATGATAAGCATGAATAAAAAAATATTTGACGATAGAATATATACGAATATCTTCAAGGCAAAGCCAACAGAAAAATTATGGCTTACTATTCAAGATCCGCAAGGAATTGTAGAGCTTGATGATGATGAGTTGTTTGATTATAGTGGATTGCCAAAAGCTGAGGAATATCTGCTTTCTTATTTAGTGTTACAATTTATAAATAAATATACACCTTCTTCGTCTAAAAACAGAGAAAATGCCCTGGCGCGTGCAAGTAAAAAAACTATTTCAAAAGAGGAAAGGGATGCATATTTAGTTACAGATGATGAATATATGGTAACAAACATGATATTGAATAGTAAAGAGATTTTTGCGCAAATGTATTCAGCTATACTTGGCCAGAAGTATGGACGAACGTTTAGCACATATCGTAAATTGTGCTCATATAAAACAAATAAGCAATTGTTTGAAAATCCGGATTTTAAAAAATACGTACAGACCTTAGAACCTAATTTAGAAAATATATTGTGGATGATCTATGAGTTTGTCAAATATGTGTATAAACAAATTTACATTGAAGTGAAGGCCGATTACTTAGGTGCTCCGAGAAGGAAGGCATATTTGGGGAGCAAAAAATTTATTCTAAGAATTAAGGGGAAGATTGACGATCTTAATAATGAAAATAATTTTAAGGAATTGCTCCGTGGTTGGAAGAAAAATGATTCTTCGTTCATTGATAGTCTTCCAACCATATAG
- the glyA gene encoding serine hydroxymethyltransferase translates to MTSLRSFDPEIADAIAGEIKRQAEGIELIASENFVSIPVLEAMGSVMTNKYAEGYPGKRYYGGCEFVDEAERLARDRAKELFGSERANVQPHSGTQANMAVFFACCDPGDTVMGQSLTHGGHLSHGHPVNFSGRFYHVVQYEVHPETHRLDYDMIRDVAKQCKPKMIMSGASAYPRFIDFAAFRSIADEVGAKLVADIAHIAGMVATKLHPDSIPYAHYTTTTTHKTLRGPRGGLILTDKDNYSALQKNVFPGIQGGPLMHVIAAKAVALKEALQPEFKVYQQRILDNAKALANYLMEEGFTLVTGGTDNHLMLLDMRSKGLTGKDFEEALERAGITVNKNTIPFDPESPFVTSGVRVGTPAVTTRGFGDAEMKRIAGWFGRVAADHTNEDLAAKIKGEVRELCKGFPLYAELKV, encoded by the coding sequence ATGACATCGCTCCGTTCCTTCGACCCTGAGATTGCCGATGCCATAGCCGGCGAGATTAAGCGCCAGGCGGAAGGCATCGAGCTCATCGCAAGTGAAAACTTCGTCAGCATCCCCGTCCTCGAAGCGATGGGCTCCGTGATGACCAACAAGTACGCCGAGGGCTACCCCGGCAAGCGGTACTACGGCGGCTGCGAGTTCGTGGACGAGGCGGAGCGCCTGGCGCGCGACCGGGCCAAGGAGCTTTTCGGGTCCGAGCGCGCCAACGTCCAGCCGCATTCGGGCACCCAGGCCAACATGGCGGTCTTCTTCGCCTGCTGCGACCCCGGCGACACGGTGATGGGCCAGTCGCTCACCCACGGCGGGCACCTGTCGCACGGCCACCCGGTGAACTTCTCCGGCCGCTTCTATCACGTGGTCCAGTACGAGGTACACCCGGAAACCCACCGGCTGGACTACGACATGATCCGCGACGTGGCGAAGCAGTGCAAGCCGAAGATGATAATGTCGGGCGCCAGCGCCTACCCGCGGTTCATCGACTTCGCGGCCTTCCGCTCGATTGCCGACGAGGTGGGGGCGAAGCTGGTGGCGGACATCGCGCACATCGCGGGGATGGTGGCGACCAAGCTGCACCCGGACTCGATTCCCTACGCGCACTACACGACGACGACGACGCATAAGACGCTTCGCGGCCCGCGCGGGGGGCTCATCCTCACCGACAAGGACAACTACAGCGCGCTGCAGAAGAACGTCTTCCCGGGCATCCAGGGCGGCCCGCTGATGCACGTCATCGCGGCCAAGGCCGTGGCGCTCAAAGAGGCGCTCCAGCCCGAGTTCAAGGTCTACCAGCAGCGGATATTGGACAACGCCAAGGCCCTCGCAAATTACCTGATGGAGGAGGGTTTCACGCTGGTCACCGGCGGGACAGACAACCACCTGATGCTCCTGGACATGCGCTCGAAGGGGCTGACGGGGAAGGACTTCGAGGAGGCGCTGGAGCGGGCGGGCATCACCGTCAACAAGAACACCATCCCCTTCGACCCGGAGAGCCCCTTCGTGACCTCGGGGGTGCGGGTGGGGACGCCGGCGGTGACGACGCGGGGCTTCGGCGACGCGGAGATGAAGCGCATCGCGGGGTGGTTCGGTCGCGTGGCCGCCGACCACACGAACGAGGATTTGGCTGCCAAAATCAAGGGCGAGGTCCGGGAGCTGTGCAAGGGTTTCCCGCTCTACGCCGAGCTGAAGGTCTAG
- a CDS encoding 3'-5' exonuclease, which yields MHVPTESYIALDVETTGLDAGLHRVVEIALVRFESGVETDAWSSLVNPGCNIPPDATAIHGISDRDAAGAPTFAALAPVVAGRMAGFPLLAYNAPFDFGFLQIEMARAGRTIPPLAAWLDPLPLARARLSYGRATLEIACREFGIPLPRAHRAAADARAAGLLWLKLTGAN from the coding sequence ATGCACGTACCAACTGAAAGCTACATCGCCCTGGACGTGGAGACCACGGGGCTGGACGCGGGGCTGCACCGGGTGGTGGAGATAGCCCTGGTGCGCTTCGAGTCCGGCGTCGAGACGGACGCCTGGAGCAGCCTGGTCAACCCGGGGTGCAACATCCCGCCGGATGCGACGGCGATTCACGGGATAAGCGACCGCGACGCGGCCGGTGCGCCGACCTTCGCCGCGCTCGCCCCCGTCGTCGCCGGGCGGATGGCCGGGTTTCCGCTCCTGGCCTACAACGCCCCCTTCGATTTCGGTTTTTTGCAAATCGAGATGGCCCGCGCGGGGAGGACGATTCCGCCGCTGGCCGCCTGGTTGGATCCCCTGCCGTTGGCGCGGGCCAGGCTCTCCTACGGCCGGGCGACGCTGGAGATCGCCTGCCGCGAGTTCGGCATCCCCCTGCCTCGGGCGCACCGGGCAGCCGCCGACGCGCGGGCGGCGGGGCTCCTGTGGCTCAAGCTCACCGGGGCTAATTGA